A section of the Solitalea canadensis DSM 3403 genome encodes:
- a CDS encoding tetratricopeptide repeat protein → MKKLILPLVFSALALTSFAQSTSKGLSGYYKSSFSEVNFQLFLFENQRFQLSLNQQEHQSDIKGVFTLKNDTLRFSTDNVFDRFVVNQKMTTNEVPVTKIAIVLGEEDTYYADYIQLMIGDKYDKEKLKAVSTFEKKDSVYYFSQKINADDHLFIVNSLGGSKSYVYDYALNNQINELYIGQNRGDILDVFNQLYAYKGKEANEIVITDGRSPLSFFFIRSIEKADDKKAEPTFVKPVKSGFTTLTKQSLFLDSTFEYNYSDAAVADTVAAAYDYSADSISVFTDYSKALTEAKNTGKYLVMYYEPKDCSGCTSTINEVLREAKSAYSYIAGSVNKSYVFYQVPEADKNRFKKYTIKKFPAMVILTPQEELLYYGYGPDNKTQLDKVFTYYTDFVNNLKMQQVNVVLPARVEKSGYSEPELVNYLKESALVKSEQYADATTPAYDGYHAESAKKDLNNFSSPLETAYDTLRVVHYLDTLIAKYKLNSPPDTATVNLIAEVMINTDETYCPLMTSQYIASVDGQMKVSPAMQYLLKNYAELKNYQYKTSADSYYDDEGRSLYEIISERIKRALYAAETEEGQRKMLAFQQEFIRQTPEVEHFETPVLINNLNFYAGKLSLQPMFEEVAINYCEAIAKNPEAVRGIVDGVYTKLASFQKKAFDVSLSDNHYAILGEYCNSEKGDKACFDQVMAATLNTAAWSFFENKVNDELLKKALNWSKSSLVLEKNNPYYLDTYAHLLYRLGNKVEALKQQQLAVAKAADKKSGYYIQEDMLSNMKGDLQKMKAGTL, encoded by the coding sequence ATGAAAAAACTAATTTTACCGCTTGTATTTAGCGCACTCGCATTAACATCTTTTGCACAATCAACTTCTAAAGGGCTCTCTGGTTATTATAAATCCAGTTTTTCAGAAGTAAACTTTCAGCTATTCTTGTTCGAGAATCAGCGTTTTCAATTATCTCTTAATCAACAAGAGCATCAGTCTGACATAAAAGGGGTGTTTACACTTAAGAATGACACTCTTAGATTTAGTACGGATAATGTTTTTGATCGTTTCGTTGTCAATCAGAAAATGACAACCAACGAAGTTCCAGTTACAAAAATTGCCATTGTATTGGGAGAAGAAGATACTTATTATGCTGATTATATACAGCTCATGATCGGCGATAAGTATGATAAAGAAAAATTAAAGGCCGTTTCAACTTTTGAAAAAAAGGACTCTGTGTACTATTTTTCTCAGAAAATAAATGCTGATGATCATTTGTTCATCGTAAACTCATTGGGAGGGAGCAAGTCTTACGTTTATGATTATGCATTGAATAATCAAATAAATGAGTTATACATCGGTCAAAACAGGGGTGATATTTTGGATGTTTTCAATCAGTTGTATGCTTACAAAGGAAAGGAAGCGAATGAAATAGTGATTACTGATGGAAGAAGTCCGCTTTCCTTCTTTTTTATTCGTTCCATAGAAAAAGCTGATGATAAAAAGGCGGAACCTACTTTTGTAAAGCCAGTAAAATCAGGCTTTACTACACTAACAAAGCAAAGCTTGTTTCTGGACTCCACGTTTGAATATAATTATTCGGATGCTGCTGTAGCTGATACAGTCGCAGCTGCGTACGATTATTCTGCGGACTCAATAAGTGTATTTACCGATTACAGCAAAGCATTAACAGAAGCGAAGAATACAGGTAAATACCTGGTAATGTATTACGAGCCTAAAGACTGTTCCGGATGTACTTCAACAATCAATGAAGTGTTAAGAGAAGCTAAATCGGCTTATTCATATATTGCCGGTTCTGTAAATAAAAGCTATGTTTTTTATCAAGTTCCGGAAGCAGATAAGAACAGATTCAAAAAATATACGATAAAGAAATTTCCGGCTATGGTAATTCTGACTCCGCAAGAAGAATTACTATACTATGGTTACGGTCCGGATAACAAAACGCAGTTGGATAAGGTATTTACCTATTATACTGATTTTGTTAACAACCTAAAAATGCAACAGGTTAATGTAGTACTACCCGCGCGAGTTGAAAAGTCTGGATACAGTGAACCAGAGTTAGTGAATTATCTAAAAGAATCTGCATTAGTTAAAAGTGAGCAGTATGCAGATGCTACAACTCCTGCTTATGATGGTTACCATGCTGAATCAGCTAAAAAAGATCTGAATAATTTTTCTTCTCCGCTTGAAACCGCATATGATACATTAAGAGTGGTACACTATCTGGATACGCTTATCGCAAAATATAAGTTGAACAGTCCGCCCGACACTGCAACAGTTAACCTGATCGCAGAGGTAATGATAAATACCGATGAAACCTACTGTCCGCTAATGACCAGTCAGTACATTGCTTCAGTAGATGGACAAATGAAGGTTTCTCCGGCAATGCAATACTTATTGAAAAACTATGCGGAGTTGAAAAATTATCAGTATAAAACCTCAGCTGATTCTTATTATGATGATGAAGGTCGTTCATTATATGAAATTATCAGTGAGCGTATCAAACGGGCGCTATATGCGGCTGAAACAGAAGAAGGCCAACGTAAAATGCTCGCCTTTCAACAAGAATTTATCAGGCAAACTCCCGAAGTAGAGCATTTTGAAACACCTGTTTTGATAAACAACCTGAATTTTTACGCAGGTAAATTAAGCCTTCAACCAATGTTTGAAGAGGTGGCTATTAATTACTGTGAAGCAATTGCTAAAAATCCGGAGGCCGTAAGAGGTATCGTTGATGGGGTTTACACTAAGCTAGCCAGTTTTCAAAAGAAAGCTTTTGATGTTTCACTAAGTGATAATCATTATGCGATTCTGGGCGAATATTGTAATTCAGAAAAAGGCGATAAAGCTTGCTTTGATCAGGTAATGGCAGCTACATTAAATACTGCCGCATGGAGTTTCTTTGAGAATAAAGTAAATGATGAGCTGCTGAAAAAAGCCTTAAACTGGTCGAAATCATCATTAGTATTGGAGAAAAATAATCCATACTATCTCGATACTTATGCACATCTGTTATATCGTTTAGGTAACAAGGTAGAGGCTTTAAAGCAACAGCAATTAGCAGTAGCGAAAGCAGCGGATAAAAAATCGGGATACTATATCCAAGAAGATATGTTATCCAATATGAAAGGTGATCTGCAAAAAATGAAAGCAGGTACATTATAA
- a CDS encoding alpha/beta hydrolase: MKTKTVLFVTGAFVSNTCWDEWQTYFNSKGYETHAPAWPFKDAPAAELRARRPNDTDLAHLTLDELVDHYVKIASSFPEKPIVIGHSLGGLITQIIVNKDLAVAAVAIHPVPPQGVIPYEFSFLKAGWKALGFLTSLDKTYLMSFEDWQYAFVNGMPLEEQRAAYEKYTIPESKRVARGGLTSAAHVDFEKSHPPLLITAGSEDNIIPPHLNHRNFERYKKNGSVLEYKEFEGRNHHILGQPIWKEDADYILDWIAKY; encoded by the coding sequence ATGAAAACTAAAACAGTATTATTTGTTACGGGTGCTTTTGTAAGTAACACCTGCTGGGATGAGTGGCAAACCTATTTTAATAGCAAGGGATATGAAACGCATGCTCCTGCCTGGCCTTTTAAGGATGCTCCTGCAGCAGAGCTCAGGGCTCGTAGGCCTAATGATACCGATCTCGCTCATCTTACATTAGATGAGTTGGTAGATCATTATGTAAAGATTGCCAGTAGTTTTCCTGAGAAACCGATCGTTATCGGTCATTCATTGGGAGGATTAATTACCCAAATAATTGTAAACAAAGATCTGGCAGTTGCTGCAGTGGCCATTCATCCGGTGCCTCCTCAAGGCGTTATTCCTTATGAGTTTTCTTTTTTAAAGGCAGGTTGGAAAGCCTTGGGGTTCCTTACATCTCTTGATAAAACATACTTGATGTCTTTTGAAGACTGGCAATATGCTTTTGTAAACGGTATGCCGCTGGAAGAGCAAAGAGCTGCTTATGAGAAATACACCATTCCTGAATCTAAGAGAGTGGCACGAGGTGGATTAACAAGCGCGGCTCATGTCGATTTCGAGAAAAGCCATCCGCCATTGCTGATAACCGCTGGCAGCGAAGACAATATTATTCCTCCTCATTTAAATCACCGCAACTTTGAACGCTATAAAAAGAACGGTTCAGTATTGGAATATAAAGAATTTGAAGGAAGGAATCATCACATACTGGGTCAACCCATCTGGAAAGAAGATGCAGACTATATTTTAGATTGGATTGCAAAATACTAA
- a CDS encoding alpha/beta hydrolase, with amino-acid sequence MNTHTQTQHLPKDYATDPHLSSLVKEFLKPLNAGGPPLESLPVDAIRNVLVAAQSSVNADLSGISEAVKTIKQDGNAVEINIVKPEGKTDVTPVFMFIHGGGWVLGDYPTHIRMVRDLVVLTRYTGVFVNYSRSPEAKYPQALNEVYVVAKWLASNGTEIGVDGKKLAIAGNSAGGNLSTATTLMAKAKGGPEFKVQLLMWPVTDADFERSSYHKFGVDRFLTTSLMKWMWDQYADLSQRNEIYAAPIQATVDELKGLPPTLIQTAENDILRNEGEAYGRKLGEAGVDVTTVRYNDVIHDFGLLNVLATIPQTKAAFIHAAAYLKKYLG; translated from the coding sequence ATGAACACTCACACACAAACTCAGCATCTTCCTAAGGATTATGCAACAGATCCACATTTATCCAGCCTCGTAAAAGAATTCCTGAAACCGTTGAACGCCGGAGGCCCTCCTCTTGAAAGTTTGCCAGTTGATGCTATCAGAAATGTTCTTGTTGCTGCACAATCCTCTGTAAACGCTGATTTAAGCGGTATTTCAGAAGCAGTGAAAACCATTAAGCAGGATGGCAATGCTGTAGAAATCAACATCGTAAAACCCGAAGGTAAAACCGACGTAACGCCTGTATTCATGTTTATTCATGGAGGCGGCTGGGTTCTGGGAGACTATCCAACCCATATAAGAATGGTGCGCGACTTGGTCGTATTAACCAGATATACGGGTGTTTTTGTCAACTACAGTCGTTCGCCTGAAGCAAAGTATCCTCAAGCATTAAATGAAGTTTATGTGGTTGCCAAATGGTTGGCATCAAACGGTACAGAAATTGGTGTAGATGGTAAAAAGTTGGCAATAGCAGGAAATAGTGCTGGAGGTAATTTATCTACGGCAACCACCTTGATGGCAAAAGCCAAAGGAGGTCCGGAGTTTAAAGTACAGCTATTAATGTGGCCTGTAACCGATGCCGATTTTGAAAGAAGTTCTTATCACAAGTTCGGAGTAGATCGTTTCCTGACAACTTCCCTAATGAAATGGATGTGGGATCAGTATGCTGACCTCTCCCAACGAAATGAAATTTATGCAGCTCCAATACAAGCTACTGTGGATGAATTGAAGGGCTTGCCACCAACACTGATTCAAACTGCAGAAAACGATATCCTCAGAAATGAAGGAGAAGCCTATGGTCGTAAGTTAGGTGAAGCGGGCGTGGATGTAACCACAGTTCGATATAATGATGTAATCCATGATTTCGGATTATTAAACGTACTTGCTACAATTCCTCAAACAAAAGCTGCTTTTATTCATGCTGCAGCGTATTTAAAGAAATATCTTGGATAA
- the meaB gene encoding methylmalonyl Co-A mutase-associated GTPase MeaB, which produces MFKKQRHTAEEYVQGILNHDRILLSKAITLVESKLSSDDKIAEFILEKILPFTGQSLRIGITGVPGAGKSTFIESFGKHLTSLGKKVAVLSIDPTSQRTNGSILGDKTRMEELANDPNAFIRPSASGNTLGGVHSKTRETMLLCEAAGFDIILIETVGVGQSETNVKGIVDFFLLLMLAGAGDELQGIKRGIMEMADTIIINKADGDNVKKCEIAKREYQNALHMFPPAANGWYPKVLTTSALNKSGLNEIWKVIGEFEIVTKESGHFYSNRQGQNLRWMHDVISYYLHYSFFNHGSVKEQINYVENQVKIGSVSAIKAAKSMIGLFM; this is translated from the coding sequence ATGTTTAAAAAACAGCGACATACAGCCGAAGAGTATGTACAGGGCATACTTAATCACGACCGGATTTTACTCAGCAAAGCGATCACATTAGTTGAAAGTAAGCTGTCATCTGATGATAAGATAGCGGAGTTCATATTGGAAAAAATATTGCCTTTTACCGGGCAGTCGTTACGTATTGGAATAACGGGTGTGCCAGGTGCCGGTAAGAGCACTTTCATTGAATCCTTCGGAAAACACCTTACTTCATTAGGCAAAAAAGTAGCAGTACTGTCTATTGACCCTACCAGTCAGCGAACCAATGGAAGCATTTTGGGCGACAAAACGCGAATGGAGGAGCTGGCTAATGATCCTAATGCTTTTATCAGGCCTTCAGCTTCTGGGAATACATTGGGTGGAGTTCATTCAAAAACACGAGAAACTATGTTATTGTGTGAAGCCGCAGGCTTTGATATTATTCTTATTGAAACAGTTGGGGTGGGACAAAGTGAAACTAATGTTAAAGGAATTGTTGATTTCTTCCTGTTGTTAATGCTGGCAGGGGCAGGTGATGAGTTGCAGGGAATTAAGCGTGGCATTATGGAAATGGCAGACACTATTATCATTAACAAGGCTGATGGTGACAATGTCAAAAAATGTGAAATAGCAAAACGCGAGTATCAGAATGCATTGCACATGTTTCCTCCCGCAGCTAATGGCTGGTATCCTAAGGTGCTTACAACTTCGGCTCTTAATAAAAGTGGTTTGAACGAAATATGGAAAGTTATAGGTGAGTTTGAAATTGTGACGAAGGAATCCGGTCATTTTTATAGTAACAGGCAAGGACAGAATCTGAGATGGATGCATGATGTAATTAGTTACTATTTACATTATTCGTTTTTTAATCATGGATCAGTTAAAGAGCAGATTAATTATGTTGAAAATCAAGTTAAAATAGGAAGTGTTTCTGCTATAAAAGCGGCAAAGAGCATGATTGGTTTGTTTATGTAG
- the mce gene encoding methylmalonyl-CoA epimerase: MNLNYIEHIGIAVKDLDTAINYYEDVLGLKCYSIEEVADQKVKTAFFKIGQTKIELLESTSADGPIGKFIEKKGEGIHHIAFAVNNIEEQLQGAASKGIQLIDEKPRKGAEGLSIAFLHPKSTLGVLTELCENKADKSITQ, from the coding sequence ATGAACTTAAATTATATCGAACACATTGGCATAGCAGTAAAAGATCTCGACACTGCCATCAACTATTATGAAGATGTTTTAGGCCTGAAATGCTACTCAATAGAGGAGGTTGCAGACCAAAAAGTAAAAACAGCCTTCTTCAAAATCGGTCAAACCAAAATTGAATTACTGGAAAGCACTTCTGCCGACGGCCCTATCGGAAAATTTATCGAGAAAAAAGGTGAAGGCATCCATCACATTGCGTTTGCAGTGAACAACATTGAAGAGCAACTTCAGGGTGCAGCCTCAAAAGGAATTCAACTTATTGACGAAAAACCAAGAAAAGGTGCGGAAGGATTATCCATCGCATTTCTACATCCCAAATCAACACTAGGAGTTTTAACAGAACTCTGTGAAAACAAAGCAGATAAAAGCATTACACAATAA
- a CDS encoding acyl-CoA carboxylase subunit beta — protein MSIHSEKINELMTKREEARLGGGQKRIDAQHKKGKLTARERIDLLLDEGSFEEFDMFVAHRCGDFGIDDDRPLTDGVVTGFGTIDGRLIYVFSQDFTVFGGSLGEMFAKKICKVMDQAMKMGAPVIGINDSGGARIQEGVQSLAGYAEIFERNILASGVIPQLSAIFGPCAGGAVYSPALTDFILMSKTNSYMFVTGPKVVQTVTGENVTDDELGGAMIHGSKSGVSHFITEDEQEGILMLRKLLSYLPQNNMEEPPVVTCTDPIDRLEESLNNIIPENPNKPYDVKEVIHAIADDHEFMEVSKHFAPNIVTGYARFDGISVGIVANQPNYLAGVLDINASRKAARFVRFCDAFNIPILTLVDVPGFLPGTAQEYGGIIIHGAKLLYAYGEATVPKITVVLRKAYGGAYDVMSSKHLRGDINYAWPTAEIAVMGAKGATEILYNKKLALIEDPAERAKVQHDFEEEYKNKFANPYDAASYGFIDDVIVPRNTRFRVIRALHALATKKDTNPAKKHGNVPL, from the coding sequence ATGTCTATACATTCTGAAAAAATTAATGAACTAATGACCAAGCGGGAAGAAGCTCGCTTAGGAGGAGGCCAGAAGCGCATTGATGCTCAACACAAAAAAGGAAAACTAACGGCCCGAGAGCGTATTGATTTATTACTGGACGAAGGCAGCTTTGAGGAATTTGACATGTTCGTAGCTCATCGTTGTGGTGATTTCGGCATAGATGACGACAGACCTTTAACTGACGGAGTGGTAACCGGTTTTGGCACTATTGACGGCCGTTTGATCTATGTTTTCTCTCAAGACTTTACTGTTTTTGGCGGCTCATTAGGAGAAATGTTTGCAAAGAAAATATGCAAAGTAATGGACCAGGCAATGAAGATGGGAGCACCAGTTATTGGAATTAACGACTCTGGAGGCGCACGTATTCAAGAAGGTGTTCAAAGTCTGGCCGGCTATGCTGAAATTTTTGAACGAAATATTTTGGCATCGGGAGTGATTCCACAATTGTCAGCGATATTTGGCCCATGTGCAGGAGGTGCTGTTTATAGCCCCGCACTTACCGATTTCATCTTAATGTCGAAAACAAACAGTTATATGTTTGTAACCGGACCGAAAGTGGTTCAAACTGTAACCGGAGAAAATGTCACGGACGATGAGCTTGGAGGTGCGATGATACATGGCTCTAAATCCGGGGTTTCACATTTTATTACGGAAGATGAGCAGGAAGGCATATTGATGCTTCGCAAATTGCTCAGCTATCTTCCGCAAAACAACATGGAAGAACCTCCCGTAGTTACCTGTACCGACCCTATTGACCGCCTAGAAGAATCCCTCAACAACATTATCCCTGAAAATCCTAATAAACCTTACGATGTTAAAGAGGTAATCCATGCAATTGCTGACGACCATGAATTCATGGAAGTATCCAAACATTTCGCCCCTAATATAGTAACCGGCTATGCCCGATTTGATGGTATATCTGTTGGTATAGTAGCCAATCAGCCTAATTATTTGGCGGGTGTTCTCGACATAAACGCATCACGCAAAGCCGCCCGGTTTGTCAGATTTTGTGATGCATTTAATATCCCTATTCTTACGCTTGTTGATGTACCGGGCTTTTTGCCAGGAACAGCGCAAGAGTATGGAGGAATTATTATTCACGGAGCTAAACTTCTGTATGCTTATGGAGAAGCTACCGTTCCCAAAATCACAGTAGTATTACGCAAAGCGTATGGTGGAGCTTACGATGTGATGAGCTCTAAACATCTGCGTGGAGACATTAACTATGCATGGCCAACTGCAGAAATTGCTGTAATGGGAGCCAAAGGTGCTACAGAAATATTGTACAATAAAAAATTAGCGCTTATAGAGGACCCTGCTGAAAGAGCTAAAGTGCAGCACGACTTTGAAGAAGAATACAAAAATAAATTCGCCAACCCATACGATGCAGCTTCATACGGTTTTATCGATGATGTGATTGTTCCTCGAAACACACGTTTCAGAGTAATCAGAGCGCTCCATGCATTGGCGACTAAAAAAGATACCAATCCAGCCAAGAAACATGGCAACGTTCCATTATAA
- a CDS encoding biotin/lipoyl-containing protein produces MNNFCFKIEDKQYDVDILGIADNIAKVSVNGETYEVEVNQQLKTTKTPTLKIEPAVIPTDSSPSTARTANPSDPKGTGMIKSPLPGKVLDIFVKQGDQISRGQTVICLEAMKMENNIISDRDGVVVAIHTQKGDTVLEGHKLIEVS; encoded by the coding sequence ATGAACAATTTTTGTTTCAAAATAGAGGATAAGCAATACGATGTAGATATACTCGGCATTGCTGATAACATTGCAAAGGTTAGCGTAAACGGCGAAACCTATGAAGTTGAGGTTAACCAGCAGCTAAAAACCACTAAAACACCTACTTTAAAAATAGAACCGGCGGTAATTCCAACCGACAGTTCGCCATCAACCGCCAGAACGGCCAATCCTTCAGATCCTAAAGGAACGGGAATGATTAAGTCTCCATTACCCGGCAAAGTGCTCGACATTTTTGTAAAGCAGGGTGACCAGATATCTAGGGGACAAACAGTTATCTGTCTTGAAGCAATGAAAATGGAAAATAACATTATCAGCGATCGTGACGGTGTTGTGGTGGCCATTCATACACAAAAAGGCGATACCGTTCTGGAAGGACATAAATTAATCGAAGTAAGCTAA
- a CDS encoding TerC/Alx family metal homeostasis membrane protein has translation MESITIFWLAFVVLFLTVVIIDLYVTNHRQGEISVKVALRWTGLWISLALLYGIAIYCFFPQNPESAGKTSEIMAIKFISGYLTEYSLSVDNLFVFVMIFSLMAVHTDNQPKLLKLGILLSIVLRILFIVAGMGLIQKFHWVIYIFGAILVWTAYKMAFTNDEDHVDPSKNILFRIASKLFPIDPDKDHSGFMHKIDGRWHVTSIFLVFLVIGSTDVLFAIDSIPAIIGVIKEGTVNTLTHSEEDFIAITSNVFAVMGLVSLFFALKGIMGMFRFLKHGVSFILFFIGAKMLLSYFHPVEAFFSAHTWVSLTVIISTLAFSILLSLIIAEKQEIDLLEEEVKELEQEVEELRGH, from the coding sequence ATGGAATCTATAACAATCTTTTGGCTGGCTTTTGTTGTTCTCTTTCTTACTGTTGTAATTATTGATCTTTATGTAACGAACCATCGTCAAGGTGAAATAAGCGTTAAAGTTGCTCTACGCTGGACCGGACTTTGGATTTCGTTAGCATTGCTTTATGGAATTGCCATCTATTGTTTCTTCCCGCAGAATCCGGAAAGTGCTGGAAAAACATCAGAAATTATGGCCATAAAATTTATTTCAGGTTACCTGACGGAATATTCACTTTCTGTAGATAACCTCTTTGTATTTGTCATGATCTTTTCTTTGATGGCAGTACATACAGACAACCAACCTAAACTACTGAAACTGGGTATTCTGTTATCCATTGTATTACGCATTTTATTTATTGTGGCCGGAATGGGACTTATTCAGAAGTTTCATTGGGTTATTTACATTTTCGGAGCTATCCTCGTTTGGACTGCCTACAAAATGGCCTTTACCAATGATGAGGACCATGTAGATCCTTCAAAAAACATTTTATTCCGCATAGCTTCCAAGCTATTCCCTATTGATCCGGACAAAGATCATTCGGGTTTTATGCATAAAATAGATGGTAGATGGCATGTAACGAGCATATTCCTTGTATTTCTGGTAATAGGCTCCACAGATGTATTGTTCGCCATCGATTCTATTCCTGCCATTATTGGAGTAATAAAAGAGGGCACGGTAAATACACTTACCCATAGCGAAGAAGACTTTATCGCTATTACCTCAAATGTATTCGCCGTAATGGGGCTTGTTTCCTTATTCTTCGCGTTGAAGGGCATCATGGGTATGTTCCGTTTTCTAAAACACGGTGTAAGCTTTATTCTGTTCTTCATCGGAGCAAAGATGCTTCTATCTTACTTCCATCCTGTTGAAGCTTTTTTCTCCGCTCACACATGGGTATCACTTACTGTCATCATTTCTACACTGGCCTTTTCAATCCTACTGTCCTTAATTATTGCAGAAAAACAGGAAATAGACCTATTGGAAGAAGAGGTAAAAGAATTAGAACAAGAAGTGGAAGAACTGAGAGGACATTAA
- a CDS encoding sodium ion-translocating decarboxylase subunit beta — MNIQDLLPVLFNITWQHLVMIGVGALLIYLAIAKEYEPTLLLPMGFGALLVNIPLSTAITQIDPATGKAVEGALSVLYEAGIYTELFPLLIFIAIGAMIDFGPLFRNPFLLLFGAAAQFGIFFTMVAATLLGFGLKEAASIGIIGAADGPTSIFVASKFAPDLLGPISVAAYSYMALVPIIQPPVIRMLTSKKERLIRMEGQSKPVSRTALILFPIIVTLIAGIIAPSSIALIGFLMFGNLIRECGVLNKLSLSAQNELASLVTILLGISIASTMTAERFVKVDTLMIIGLGLIAFIFDTFGGVMFAKLINVFRPEGKKMNPMIGACGISAFPMSARVIHSMGQKEDPYNYLLMHAVSTNVGGQIGSVVAGGLILALIPLFF, encoded by the coding sequence ATGAATATTCAAGATTTATTACCCGTATTATTCAATATAACATGGCAACATCTTGTCATGATTGGGGTAGGAGCTTTACTTATTTACCTTGCTATTGCCAAAGAATATGAGCCTACTTTATTACTGCCGATGGGCTTTGGCGCTTTGTTGGTAAATATCCCATTATCAACCGCAATAACACAGATTGATCCAGCCACCGGAAAAGCAGTGGAAGGTGCTTTAAGTGTACTATATGAAGCCGGTATCTACACGGAACTATTTCCCTTACTCATATTTATTGCCATTGGAGCAATGATCGATTTTGGTCCGTTGTTCAGAAACCCCTTCCTGTTACTCTTTGGAGCAGCAGCGCAGTTTGGTATATTTTTCACCATGGTAGCAGCTACATTATTAGGCTTTGGCTTAAAAGAAGCTGCATCTATCGGCATTATCGGGGCTGCAGACGGACCAACATCTATTTTTGTTGCGTCTAAATTTGCCCCGGATTTACTTGGACCCATTTCAGTTGCTGCCTATTCTTATATGGCGCTTGTTCCTATTATACAGCCACCGGTAATAAGAATGCTTACCAGTAAAAAAGAACGTCTGATCCGTATGGAGGGACAATCGAAACCTGTTTCACGTACAGCCTTAATTCTATTCCCAATTATTGTTACGCTTATCGCAGGAATTATTGCTCCTTCATCAATTGCCCTTATTGGATTCCTGATGTTCGGAAACCTGATCCGTGAATGTGGTGTATTAAACAAACTCTCTCTATCCGCCCAAAATGAATTAGCAAGTCTGGTTACAATTTTATTAGGTATCAGCATCGCCAGTACAATGACAGCCGAACGGTTTGTAAAAGTTGATACGCTTATGATCATTGGCCTAGGGCTAATTGCTTTCATTTTCGACACTTTTGGCGGAGTGATGTTCGCAAAACTTATTAATGTGTTCAGGCCTGAAGGCAAAAAAATGAACCCAATGATTGGGGCCTGCGGAATCTCTGCGTTTCCAATGTCGGCACGTGTGATTCATAGCATGGGACAAAAAGAGGATCCGTACAATTATTTGCTTATGCATGCTGTAAGTACAAATGTTGGCGGACAAATAGGATCGGTTGTAGCAGGTGGTCTCATCCTGGCATTAATTCCATTATTCTTTTAA
- a CDS encoding OadG-related small transporter subunit: protein MTLLTISTATNNALTVSAVGIAAIFVFMFIFYISIRLIDKFFPGEF from the coding sequence ATGACACTTTTAACAATAAGCACTGCAACTAACAATGCCTTAACAGTTTCAGCAGTAGGTATAGCAGCAATCTTCGTGTTCATGTTTATTTTCTACATCTCCATCCGGTTAATTGACAAGTTCTTTCCCGGGGAATTTTAG